Genomic window (Takifugu rubripes chromosome 1, fTakRub1.2, whole genome shotgun sequence):
ACCTCCACACTGACAGAACTCCAGCCTTTACAGCCCTTGAAGAGGAGCCTTGGCGCTGCCCTCCTACCTGCTCTGCTGGAGCCCCCCGTCAGAAGCACCTGCTCTGGGCTCAGCAGGCAGGTGGCCATGCCGAGCCCCTCCACACTGAGCTGGACGGGTTGAACACTCAGGACCGAGTGGCTGCGTGATGATGGGACAACAGATGGAACTGCAGGTTTTGGGGCAGAATAAGCAGATTTCTAgtagaaaaacagcagagcgCCTTCATTTTTTATTCTTATATTTAATGTTATACTTCTTAAAAGCTTTGCCAGATGTCATCCTGCACTGTGTCATGACATGGAATTCAAATAATCAAGAATTAAGATGTTTATCTTCTCTTTATGTATCTTCTTTTCTTTAAGGAATAAATGCACAACAAATGTTCATTTCATGACAAAAAATGTAAGTTTAAATGCAAATCAATTAAATATAATATTACACAAACATGAAATATCAACATTGAATGTAAAATAGATGATGGCTGTTTATTAACTTGGCCGTGAAACTAGATAACGTAATGAAAACATTGGAATGCAACAACTGACCCGGATCATCCTGGAGTAAAGCTCGTGTCGTCAGAGAGCCGCGAGACGCAGTCAGGATGAAGTAATGGGAGCATTTCAGGTGCCACTCCTGAGGGTGGGTAGAGAACAACGCCATAGCCCTCTAATCTTTACTTCAATCATGACATAACTGATCTATTAGGCTGCGGACTCCTTTATGTATACATTTGTAGCGTAATAGATTTGGAAATTTAGCAGCTTACTTCATGCTCATCAAAAGGCTCCAGAGCCTCCACCCTGCATCGCTCCTCCTCCAAGACTAGGCCAAGATAGAACTGGTTCATATCCAGACAAACACACTGGTCCCAACCCTGATAGCAACAACATATTTTTCGTGCCATGAGCTCAGGAAAAACTAGCGAATCACAAAAGACAAATCAGAAACACTTGCCAGGTCCAAAAACCTCCGTTTCTGGGCAGAGCAGTCTGGGTACTCTGTGATCGCGTGGAGCCGGGAATTGATTTTCAAGAAATGATTCTGCATGATCCGACCAAAGGGATCGTTAGGACGGATCTGCTCATATAGAACAAACAGTGACTGTGGAAATCGCTTAGCCGCCCAGCTAATGATGTCATCGGACCTGAAACACATATCATATCAGATCATATCAGAAAAACTATTGCAGTGAAACACATTTTGCATGTGCCTAACAAGAATGGACAGCTCATGTTCTAATGTTAGAAGATAAACATTTGAGCAATGTGCTGGGATTTTGAGCTCACCAATTAGTTTCCATATAGGTGAGCACCACTTCAGACAGGATAAGAGTGGGGGCAGACCagtccatcccagcagcacaCAGAGCCTCTTCCACTTGGGACTTCTGTCTAACATCCACCCCCAGCAGTTGGTACTGcccggcagacacacacagcggTCCTGATGATGAACAGCACCGATGATGCAAAAATCCCTAATCCATGACAGCAAGATGAAGATGGATGCTGGAAGTGAACCAACCGGTCCCAGAGCGCAGATGGGGGCCGAACACCTCCGCCAGGGTTGGACTGCCTTTGATCAGAGCAGCTTTGCGCTTGGTGACATCAGGGAAATCTACCTCAAACACCACCGCTCCATCAAGAGCGCCGTCTGCATGCAAACGGAAGTACAGCGAGTCGAAGCCTGCACCCAGGACCACAATCTAGACCGGAGGGGGAGAAGGATTACGCAAGTGTCTTTCATCATTGATCAACAAATGTGTTGCATTAGGGTTTGAAAtaaaaagtataaaaaaaataacaaaagaaaacaaaaccaaagaacGCAACAATACAGAGAGAAAAAGTTCAACAAAAGTGTACAATTACGGTAagagttttgattttttttaaacttttggaATGACTTCAACATGATTGCGACCTCAGTTTTAGGTCAAGTCCAAAACGATGTCAAACACAGTAGAAAGAATCATGTCACATCAGGAAATACAGTTTTTCCAAATGCGATCTTTCTTGCAAATCTCCTTTGAGGATTTGCGCTCATTCAGCTTGCCTGCCTCCTGGAGACGTTTCCAGTAATGTGCAGAAAGGTCTTCACACAGTGGTCTACAGCTCTCCAGCGCACGTAGTATcccctgcagcacaaacacacatgctttTATATTACTTCAATTATCAGTCTACCTTCACGCAGATGCTTACTACCCTACATCCGTATGATGGCAATGTTTCTGACTATAATATATTTTATCCTGCCCTTTTTGCAGTTATTGATGTTCTTATTTCTGATATCAAGGCACCAGACAAAATCTGCACGCCGGGTAcctccaaaaacaaacactttcatCGAACACTATATTTAAACTTGGCTTCTGTttatgtataaataaataaaatacaatcatGGGTGGTACGTGTGCTTTACCTGTTGATGAGCGGCGTTCTCCTGCTGGTTTTGCAGACAAAGTGTTGGAGGAATGAATCCTGGAAGTATCCCTGTGCTGCAGCAGACACTTTGCTCACCACACTGCTGTCATTGGTTCCCTGGacctaaaacaaacacaatactATAATAATACAAAAATCATACAGGTCCGCTGAGGTTTATTTGAGATGCAGACAGCTTTTGCTGTCTGCATCTCAAAATAAAAAGGGGGATTCATACCAGATCTCTACCCGACACCAGTTACACGTTGTAAGGGAAACTAATGAGGTAAAGTGTGATATCCACATGTGCAAGTCCGACTGAGATATTTCCACACAAAAAGGCAGATGAAGACAATTCATTTGCATgtcattttgatgttttaatgCAGCAGGTCGTGATTTGTCACACAACACATCACTGACGTCTGAAAAATCAAGCCTTAGGAAATACAATATTTCTAAATCTACACACTTACCGCGGTGTCTCTACCATGctgcttctttgtctttgtggcCATGTGTGTGGTTTAAAGGAGAAAGTTGCTGGAGAAACAgggttaaaagaaagaaagaaacctaCATACCGGTACTTTCAAACTACCAGTTCGTGCCTGAACGACTTCCTCCGCGTGTACAAACACTTCCGGCTACTCTTTGTTTGTAAAACTACGCCCTCGTGTGGCTACTTTAGGAGGCGCTTTAAACACATTAACCctttaatgcacaacatgggtctaaaCTAAGTGACAAGActgagtttttatttgctttatctttgcaattaattaattttattactcAGCATTCCAGATATTCCtcaattaacttgtttttgatcataattcatccttcttgtatatttttcttttttacattttgattaaaaacactttttatatCACTACCCCTCgaatgcacaacatgggtctaaaaTGACCCGTAACCATTTCCCATgttatttcatgtgtttctaAGATGAATGTTTATAATCTAtgtatttaatcatttattaatcCAACTATTCAGtaaattttaattgttttattcagCACAAATCATCATATTAAGTGTTCTGTCCTTCCTTTATGAATAAGCATAGCTTTTGTCAGTCTTCATGAAGTTTTCACACAGTAAATATAACTGATAAGGTTTAAGTTACCTTGAGAAAAAGTACATTACTtgtcagagaggaaaatatATTCAATACACTACTATTAGATATATTGTGTTATAGCATATTATATTGTAGCTAGCAATCTATCTTAGCTAGGACACCAAAATAAAGCTAAACTAGTGCGACAGTTGACAGATCCAGTCCCTAGAAATGCCTCAAGATCATAATAAACCCTAGCTGCCCCACTATCAAGCTTGTCTCTGTATACTGATGATAATATGTTGTGCATTTGCTTTTCTATATTCAGATCGTGGCTGTTCATAGATTCACTGCtgaaatggttgtggggatgcTGCAGAAGGGAGTAGatcaggaagatgaggatggaaTTGGTCCTGATTCTGAGTCTGAAATCTCAGATGATGATAATGGACAAGCCTATGTGCCTCAGGGTCAAGCTGGAGTTATGGGTGTGTCTCTCCTGAATAAGGAAGACTCTTCTGATGACAAAAGGGGCTCATCTGATGAGTCTTCTGAAGAGGAAATTCAGACCCAGTCAAATAGATTTAGTAAAAAAGGGTCTTACTGTAATGACAATTCCCCCACTCACAGCAGAATAAGAAGCCATAACATTCTGAGGAGCTGCCCAGGACCTGCACATGGATAAATTCATCAGTGAGGAGGTTCTAAGATGCACCAATTGAGAGGGACACAGAGCAACCACAGCATTGACAAGGACAAGAACATTCTACAGAATGTTCATGTTTACAtatgacaaataaacacatttcaaatataaaatgtatgaTTATTTGGCCCAAAGCATTGCGAAAGTGATTATTTTAAGCAAATTATTGTTATAGTTTGaagtaatttaattcaaaatctctgtgtaaattctcagtcatccaggtcattgtatccaaggtagttttctctgtcaactggactgggtttcttctcttgaagacatttcgccttctatccagaaggcttcttcagttctgaaatcgatggggagagagcttgaaaatatatagcccctgtggaccatttgcatgctaatgatctgggtggtcacctgagagtcgttagcagggtcgttggtcgggtcgttcacctagtttctgttgagatgtctcccctttgtctgctgggtcacatggtgatgagtcactgggtctcttggaatggtgtgaatgtttgttttgctgttggaaggagtggaggactgcattgtatgtgggtgataggaagtgcctcaggccaccacctctgtttaaggatggtttctccagtttaacatggatagcttccttgacccccctttcgaaccagcggtcttctctggccagtatccgtacttggctgtcctcgaaggagtgcccactctcctttaagtgtaagtggactgctgaatcctgacccgaagaggtggcacgtctgtgttgggccattcttctgtgtagaggttgtttggtttccccaatgtacagttccttgcatttctcctggcactgtacagcataaacaacattactttgtttgggtcttggtgtcttgtcctttgggtgtactaacctctgtctgagagtgttgctgggtttgaaatgaaccggtatgtcgtgtttctggaggatcctcctaaacttctccgagactccagacaggtaggggatggaaacgctgcggcgtttgtttctctcctcctctcctttgctgaggtctcgctttcttgcggttttggtgaaggcccagtctgggtagccacatgttttgagagctgtcttaatgtggtcctgttccttctttctgccttgggatgtggtgggtatttctctggcccggtgttggagagttctgatcactcccaacttgtgttccagtgggtggtgagagtcaaactggaggtactggtcggtatgtgtaggttttctgtagacttcgatggtgagatttctgtcctcagtctcctgacagataccgccacgtatgagaaactcaagcgggaccccaccagctcatacaagaagaaggtggtagacttactacagaaactggaaaaggataaagccattgacagaccacaatactaccgtctatatccaggagaaaccatcccttgcatttatttaaataaaccaaaatgtggcaacagaagagaaacgTCCGAAAGGTAAGATGATCCGGTTGATTTTCTTAACCCTTtgatgcacaacatgggtcaaaaatgacccgcattcattttctatgtgttttcaggctgggtgagtgtttctttgctgtattttttaaaaatcaattcattttattattaaatgtcccaattataattttaatatcTTGTTTTTGATTAGTACAAGGTCAatgcttccattttctgtttattattttaggaataaaatagattttggaTTACTACACCACATGGgtaaaaaatgacccatttatcCAAGTGTGATTTTGAATCAAATTACTTCAAACTATAACAATAATTTGCTTCAAATAATCACTTTAGCAATGCTTTAGGCCAAATAATCATACATTTTATccttgaaatgtgtttatttgtcacacaaacatgatcgtcaaatgtcaacagctagctagctacggTAGCTCGCTAGCTAGCTACGGTAGCCGATTGAaattttttccctttctgacaAGAAATGAGCTACTTATTCTTCAAAATTAATTACACAATCAATAATTATGCAGAGTTATCACATCAAATTTCTTATTAGGTAATATAATTATAGTAAAATAAGATTTAGATCTTTCAGGTCTTCAAATAGAATCTTCTCCACAGtggtaaatactgtaaatactgtatgttacaCAAATGTGGGTCTGACCCATGTGGACGTGAGAAAACTTCATGAAAACTGACAAAAGCTATGCTTATTcataaaggaagaacagaacactTAATGTGAGGATTTGtgctaaataaaacaattaaaatttaatgaatagttttattaataaatgagtaaatacatagATTATAAACATTCAGCTtagaaacacatgaaataacATGGGAAATGGTTACGGGTCAttttagacccatgttgtgcattagagGGGCAGTGATATgagataaattctgtttttatttcctcagtgatttatttattaattttaaataaaatgtatttgggaACTGAACATTTGGAGAGGAGTCTTGGATTGGGttgctttaatattttattctttatttggaaatgtttttataaagtgCATTTACAAAAATAGGAATATTAACTGATGCATTCTTTGATGTTTAATCCtattttttcttgtttattcagaCTGTTAATGCAGAGACAGAGTTGATGGGGAGACCGAGAGAGCGTCCCAGAGACTTTGAGAGTCCAGAAAATGGCCTGGTGCTTAAAGAGAGGGCGTACTGGAAGAAACAACTCcatgagctgcaacagaaatgtgACAAGCTGGGAAGACAAGTGTTCTACGCTGAACAGCACAACAGAGACTTAAACGACAAACTCCAGCAGGTCAAAGAgctgaacaagaaaaaggatgaagagacAGCGTCTCTACAACAGCAACTGGATTTGAGGAAAGGCTTCAAccagacaggtgaaatccaggatgAACTGAATGGGGTCGATGATCAGCCCACGAAAGTCGACATcggccttcagacaggtgaaatccaggatgAACTGAATGGGGTCGATGATCAGCCCAAAAAAGTCGACATcggccttcagacaggtgaaatccaggatgAACTGAACGGGGTCGATGATCAGCCCACGAAAGTCGACATCGGGCTTCAGATCAATATTCCTGTGACTGACATAAGTGACTCCCAAGAGCTGCAAAACTCTGAAGGGAGccttgaagaggaggtgggacaaCCCAGAGAGGTCctgccagaaagagaggagcagttcaggGAAAAGAGCTTGAGGAGTGAAGCTcatgtggacaccttggccttgctgacccagactgaggctgctctgagagagagtgaggaaaagagctccaggctggagaaagagctccagGTAATAGTGGCTGAACAGGGCCAGAAACAACtctccagaaaagaagagagtgtcAGCACGGAGCCCTGTGGACCAGATAACACGGCCATAAACCACCTGTACGACCTCTGTGACCACTGGGAGAACATTATAAACCAGATGAtccaaacagagagaaaagtacaggaggaaaaaaaggaggagaccagactccagcaggagattcaacatctccatgtggagaaggtccagcttcaggtcagttccctcaaatctacttaaaatgatgaaaatgttttaaaatatcagctgtttgaggtgaaatctaaaatatttgtttgctcttctgttcacaaagcagaaaaagaagaaaagcaaattctggAGCTGGATACCAAAGTGTTTATCGAGCTaagggtctcctggtcccccccccccccccccccccccaccatcacgctgTCCATTCTTCCAcccagatgacaacagaaac
Coding sequences:
- the lcmt2 gene encoding tRNA wybutosine-synthesizing protein 4, whose product is MATKTKKQHGRDTAVQGTNDSSVVSKVSAAAQGYFQDSFLQHFVCKTSRRTPLINRGYYVRWRAVDHCVKTFLHITGNVSRRQIVVLGAGFDSLYFRLHADGALDGAVVFEVDFPDVTKRKAALIKGSPTLAEVFGPHLRSGTGPLCVSAGQYQLLGVDVRQKSQVEEALCAAGMDWSAPTLILSEVVLTYMETNWSDDIISWAAKRFPQSLFVLYEQIRPNDPFGRIMQNHFLKINSRLHAITEYPDCSAQKRRFLDLGWDQCVCLDMNQFYLGLVLEEERCRVEALEPFDEHEEWHLKCSHYFILTASRGSLTTRALLQDDPVPSVVPSSRSHSVLSVQPVQLSVEGLGMATCLLSPEQVLLTGGSSRAGRRAAPRLLFKGCKGWSSVSVEVSGELDVRLHHTATSLPGGDIVVFGGRSSPLNPVSGLVRLAVEPFISPDPAGPADGNTARLHVENMTCTGAPPAARWRHAAAVVDHSGENFLFVFGGKHESGAVLGDACFLHLKQQHWTEFSIKGSVPEPRHSHTACSHRMGGAVVFGGLNERGAPLGDVALLRPNGSGFAWEILEVQPSPVPRYSHSAHVIGDNLLLVGGVWLHSDGVPDVAVINLVTRCCVEFRLDRDSVPWPLMLHSFCSEITDPEEPELLLLGGGGNCFSFGTHFNCQPVTVDLTAALHQSELRDT